Proteins encoded together in one Canis aureus isolate CA01 chromosome 21, VMU_Caureus_v.1.0, whole genome shotgun sequence window:
- the LOC144293191 gene encoding mammaglobin-A-like isoform X1 yields MKLLRVLVLVALPLYCLAGSGCLLLEEAINKAIDSQVSIDEYQNFLQPFTYGLETNEAIAELKQCFLQQSDETLRNFALMTVTMVFPDVLSNQWTGTSRL; encoded by the exons ATGAAGCTGCTGAGAGTCCTCGTGCTGGTTGCCCTCCCCCTTTACTGCCTTGCAG GTTCTGGATGCTTACTCTTAGAAGAAGCGATTAACAAAGCAATCGATTCTCAAGTGAGCATAGATGAATACCAAAACTTCCTTCAACCTTTCACATATGGTCTTGAAACTAACGAAGCCATAGCAGAGCTGAAGCAATGTTTTCTCCAGCAGTCGGATGAAACTCTGAGAAATTTTGCATTGATGACGGTAACTATGGTTTTTCCTGATGTGCTTTCAAACCAGTGGACAGGGACGAGCAGGCTCTAA
- the LOC144293191 gene encoding mammaglobin-A-like isoform X3, which yields MKLLRVLVLVALPLYCLAGSGCLLLEEAINKAIDSQVSIDEYQNFLQPFTYGLETNEAIAELKQCFLQQSDETLRNFALMTDIIINSLSCALF from the exons ATGAAGCTGCTGAGAGTCCTCGTGCTGGTTGCCCTCCCCCTTTACTGCCTTGCAG GTTCTGGATGCTTACTCTTAGAAGAAGCGATTAACAAAGCAATCGATTCTCAAGTGAGCATAGATGAATACCAAAACTTCCTTCAACCTTTCACATATGGTCTTGAAACTAACGAAGCCATAGCAGAGCTGAAGCAATGTTTTCTCCAGCAGTCGGATGAAACTCTGAGAAATTTTGCATTGATGACG gaCATAATTATTAATAGTCTTTCGTGTGCTCTGTTTTAA